From a single Bacillus gobiensis genomic region:
- a CDS encoding class I SAM-dependent methyltransferase gives MDEEKILHIRREEKKYHESFYENNRLFKEGSWLHKPVQSVLDCMSHFDQREEIKILDLGSGVGRNSIPLAEKIKKGQVVCVDILGHSLRMLKEYSKDYGVGEKIRTIQADIGDFPIDPNEYDFIVSVSALEHMKTEKDFDRMLHKMKLGTKPDGIHCFVINSQVEEIDAETNTPLDAFFEINLPTNNMIGKLKSAYRDWEVKQLDVKPLSFDITRNNQFIHIKTNAITFIAYNNKLESL, from the coding sequence ATAGATGAGGAAAAAATTCTTCATATTCGTCGCGAAGAAAAGAAGTATCACGAAAGCTTTTATGAAAATAACAGACTGTTTAAAGAAGGATCCTGGCTTCATAAGCCTGTCCAGTCTGTGCTGGACTGTATGAGCCATTTTGATCAAAGGGAAGAGATAAAGATTCTTGATTTAGGGAGCGGGGTGGGCAGAAACAGCATTCCTCTCGCAGAAAAAATCAAAAAAGGGCAAGTCGTTTGCGTGGACATTCTAGGGCACTCGTTACGAATGCTAAAAGAGTACAGCAAGGATTACGGAGTAGGAGAAAAGATCAGAACGATTCAAGCGGATATCGGCGATTTTCCAATCGATCCGAACGAATATGATTTCATTGTTTCCGTATCGGCACTAGAGCATATGAAAACGGAAAAAGATTTTGACCGTATGCTACATAAAATGAAACTTGGTACAAAGCCTGATGGTATCCACTGCTTTGTTATCAATTCGCAGGTAGAAGAAATCGATGCGGAAACAAATACACCACTCGATGCATTTTTTGAAATTAATTTGCCAACAAATAATATGATAGGAAAATTAAAATCTGCCTATCGTGACTGGGAAGTTAAACAGCTCGACGTAAAACCGTTATCCTTCGATATAACGCGAAACAATCAATTCATACATATAAAAACAAATGCGATCACCTTTATAGCTTATAACAACAAATTAGAGAGCCTTTAA
- a CDS encoding zinc metallopeptidase, whose protein sequence is MLFHPMDILIFIAFGLSLWAQFRVKGSFNRWTKVNASSGMTGAEVARRLLDDAGLYDVPVEAVRGTLTDHYDPMKKVIRLSEPVYGGTSISAVSVASHEVGHAMQHKESYPALKFRHFMFPAVNFSSGIAPLLLIGGFLLQSTNLIGIGIILFSIAVAFQLITLPVEFNASSRAKKLMVADGFIAGPEEERGVSKVLGAAALTYVAAALISLLELLKFIFIFFNQQSEE, encoded by the coding sequence ATGTTGTTTCATCCTATGGATATTTTGATATTTATCGCATTCGGGCTTTCACTCTGGGCGCAGTTTAGGGTAAAGGGCAGCTTTAACCGCTGGACGAAAGTGAATGCGTCAAGCGGGATGACTGGAGCAGAGGTTGCCCGCAGGCTGTTGGATGATGCAGGGCTTTATGACGTTCCTGTTGAGGCGGTACGGGGGACTTTGACCGACCATTATGATCCGATGAAGAAAGTTATCCGTTTGTCAGAGCCTGTGTATGGCGGGACATCCATCTCAGCGGTTTCGGTTGCTTCTCACGAGGTAGGTCACGCGATGCAGCACAAAGAGAGCTACCCCGCATTGAAGTTCCGGCATTTCATGTTCCCTGCAGTCAATTTTAGCTCAGGCATTGCTCCGCTCTTGCTTATTGGCGGGTTTTTATTGCAATCGACGAATTTAATTGGCATCGGGATCATCTTATTTTCGATAGCGGTTGCGTTTCAGCTCATCACCCTGCCTGTTGAGTTTAACGCATCAAGCCGGGCAAAAAAACTGATGGTCGCTGATGGCTTTATTGCAGGACCGGAAGAAGAGCGCGGAGTGAGCAAGGTACTTGGTGCCGCTGCACTCACATATGTAGCCGCCGCATTGATTTCACTTTTGGAGCTCTTGAAGTTCATCTTCATATTCTTCAATCAACAATCGGAGGAATAA
- a CDS encoding type II toxin-antitoxin system SpoIISA family toxin yields the protein MSISKKEIYLLAFSVIMIVLASGTAILFSVSFMKLFFGSSILYLFLAVVYYWVDSRGYWNNLGRIRRTFYLLFLILISVGFMTESISYLNWQQVITFVAMAVFADLAIFQTPHILSIWNTVFVQENEVRDALKESRQTILMNAKKAEKFSEVIQNTDIHFDEMPFPVSGKEYEQQMEEYICLYSGVFGFAITIFLFPVLESKKEKELHIDKTLKNISIRHAHQMTEDDREQLAVELSEGQIQVLQEDRLIAIPYFGNYYSIIVTVEAKDVAVDPIDASHVSSLLYIFDWYMEGID from the coding sequence ATGAGTATTAGCAAAAAAGAAATATATTTACTGGCCTTTAGCGTTATCATGATTGTATTGGCATCCGGGACGGCAATTTTATTTTCTGTTTCCTTTATGAAGCTTTTTTTTGGCAGCAGTATTCTTTACCTATTCCTGGCGGTAGTCTACTATTGGGTCGACAGTCGTGGGTACTGGAATAACTTGGGGCGGATCCGTAGAACCTTTTATCTGTTGTTTTTGATTTTGATCTCAGTCGGTTTTATGACAGAAAGCATTTCGTATCTTAATTGGCAGCAGGTGATTACCTTTGTTGCGATGGCTGTTTTTGCCGATTTGGCTATTTTTCAAACTCCTCACATTCTTAGTATTTGGAATACAGTGTTTGTCCAGGAGAATGAAGTTCGCGATGCTTTAAAGGAGAGCAGGCAAACGATCCTCATGAATGCGAAAAAGGCTGAGAAATTTTCAGAGGTTATTCAGAATACGGATATCCATTTTGATGAAATGCCTTTTCCTGTTTCCGGGAAAGAATACGAGCAGCAGATGGAGGAATATATCTGTTTGTACAGCGGTGTTTTTGGATTTGCAATTACTATTTTTCTCTTTCCTGTTCTTGAGAGCAAGAAGGAGAAAGAATTGCACATTGACAAAACTTTGAAGAACATCAGCATAAGGCATGCCCATCAAATGACAGAGGATGACAGAGAACAATTGGCTGTTGAATTGTCCGAAGGGCAAATACAAGTGCTGCAAGAGGATCGGTTGATCGCAATTCCTTATTTCGGGAACTATTACAGCATAATTGTAACAGTAGAAGCGAAAGATGTCGCTGTTGATCCGATTGACGCCTCCCACGTCTCGAGCCTGCTTTATATTTTCGATTGGTATATGGAAGGAATCGATTGA